The proteins below come from a single Solea senegalensis isolate Sse05_10M linkage group LG2, IFAPA_SoseM_1, whole genome shotgun sequence genomic window:
- the LOC122787096 gene encoding neurofilament heavy polypeptide-like: MLFKVPVEEKVSERPEAAKKPVATVVTAKDEAVKKDKAPMLKPKPVPEETPRKKEPHVTEEVAVSKAPEKLPETEAKKPEVKVKPPERVPEKGPAPERKVDEVPKKVPSPEERVIEKKPVKVPPREERKPEPEAKAKREVAEPPLKGTAET, from the exons ATGCTCTTTAAAGTTCCCGTGGAGGAAAAAGTGTCCGAGCGTCCAGAAGCTGCCAAGAAACCGGTCGCCACTGTCGTCACCGCCAAAGACGAAGCGGTGAAGAAAGACAAAG CTCCGATGCTCAAACCTAAACCAGTTCCCGAGGAGACGCCACGGAAAAAAGAACCTCACGTGACCGAGGAGGTCGCTGTGTCGAAGGCACCTGAAAAACTACCTGAGACAGAAGCGAAGAAACCTGAGGTGAAGGTCAAACCCCCCGAGAGGGTTCCAGAGAAAGGACCGGCACCTGAGAGGAAAGTGGACGAGGTTCCAAAGAAGGTGCCGAGTCCCGAGGAAAGAGTCATTGAGAAGAAACCTGTGAAGGTTCCTccgagagaagagaggaaaccAGAGCCTGAAGCTAAAGCTAAACGCGAAGTGGCAGAACCTCCTCTTAAAGGTACAGCTGAGACATAA